The Phragmites australis chromosome 13, lpPhrAust1.1, whole genome shotgun sequence DNA window AATATTCCAAATGAAGCATAACAGAGCACCAGGCCTAGATGGAACCATGACTAAGTTTTACCAAGTTTTTTTTGAAATCATAAAAGAGGATTTGATGGCactttttttatgaatttcacaaagagactTTGTCtttatttagtttaaattttggaATAATTACATTGCTACCTAAACAAAAATAAGCTACACAAATACAACAATTCCGACCAATATGTACTTTGAATGTTAGTTTTAAAATTTCACTAAGGTTGGCTTAAACAGATTAATCGAGGTGGCACAGAATGTCATTAGACCAACACAAACAGCTTTTATGCCAAACAGATACATTATGGAAGGATGGATCATTTTGCATAAAACTATTCATGAAATGTATAGAAAAAAGCTTAATGGGGTGATCTTAAGTTAGATTTTGAGAAAGCTTATGACAAGATCAAATCGTCTTTCCTTTAACAAAGTCTAAGAATGAAAGGATTCTCATCATAGTGGTGCAAATGGATTGAAAATTTTgtagcgggggggggggggggagtgtaGGTGTAAGAGTAAATGATGATGTTGGAAGAATTTTCCAAACTAAAAAGGGTTGAGATAAGATGACCCTCTTTCTCCAATTCCTTTTAATTTAGTGGTGGATATGCTCGCCTTACTAATTGTGAGAGCAAAAGAAGATGGCCAGATTATATGTGTCATCCCGCATTTGGTTGATGATAGCCTTTCCATCCTACAGTGTGCATTTGGCATGAATCTCTTGCTATGTGCATTCGAGCAATTGTTAGGCCTCAAGATCAATTTCTATAAAAGTGAGTTATTCTGCTATGGGGAagcaaaaaattatgaaacccaACATACATGGTTGTTTGGATGTGAGATGGGGGACTATCCTTTTAGATACTTAGGAGTTCCTATGCATCATATAAACCTTTGTAATAAGGATTGGAAAATGGTAGAGAAAAGATTCCAAAAGAAATTGAGTAGCTGGAAAAGCAAGCATATGTCTTATGGCGGTAGGCTAGTCCTTATTAATTCTATTATGAGTAGTCTAACTATGTTTATGTTTTCATTCTTTGAAGTTCCTAGATGAATTTTAAAGAAATTAGATTATTACCAGTCCAGATTTTTCTAGTAATGTGATGgatataaaaagaaatatagacttGCTAAATGGAATATGCTATGCATACCAAAGGATCAGGTGGTTTGGATATCCAAGACCTTGATATCCAAAATAAGTATCTACTTAGTAAATGGCTATTCAAGTTAATTAATGAGGATGTGGGTTTGGTAGATATTACTTAGAAATAAATATCTAGGTAGTAAGACTATTGCTCAGGTAGAAAAGAAGCTGGTGATTCACATTTATGATCAGGTCTAATGAGTGTAAAACCACTTTTTTTATGTCTAGATAACATTAGACTATATAGTGGAACACAAATTAGATTATAGGAAGATAGATGGATAGGTTCAAACACACTAAGCAAGCAATATCCCATTTTGTATAATATTGTTCATAGAAAACACATCACTGCATCGGAAGTGCTAAACTTAAACCATTCAATGTCTCCTTTAGGAGGACTTTAGTGGGAAATAAGTTAAAAGCATGGTATAATTTAGTAACAAGAATTGCATCTGTTCAACTTAATGACCTAACTGGTGCTTTTAGATGGTCATCATAACAGAATGGTAAATTCTATGTTCAATCAATATATATGACTATAGTAGATTCAAATATCATAGGTCACAACTAATATGTGTGGAAACTAAAACTCCCCAAGTCAAGATATTTGCGTGGTTCTTACATAAAGGAGTAGttcttacaaaagataatttaGTTAAATGAAATTGGCAGAGTGATGCAAAGTGTTATTTTTTAGTCAAAATGAAACTATTCAAGAACTTTTTATTAATTATGGTTTTGCTAAGTTTATTTAGAGATCTTTACAAATCACTTCTGACTTAGAACCTCCTATTAGTATATCCAATGTTCTTGGACCATGACTAAATGAAATATGAATGAAGCTAAAAAAACAAATCCTGGTTAGGGCAAGCGTCACTTGTTGGGCACTTTGGCTTAGTCGAAATGATGTGATGCTTGATAAAGTACATAATCAGTCTTCTATGCAAGTAATTTTCAGAGCTACATATTAGATTCAGTTCTAGGCGTTGCTACAGAAGGAGGATAAGCAGGGCACAATACGTACCGCATGCCACCTTTTGGAGACAAGGATAAtggatatcttcaccaaacgTGAATAGAGGTAATAGAATAGattttttagatgaatattaTTAGATCTTATTTGCTTAGTTGGTGAATTATGGCTGTGGTAGATGCAATCTACATTATAGCAAAAACTGTGTAACAGTGAATGACTTTGTATATCTTCGGATGTAACGGCTGGAATATGTTTTATTCCATTATATAAAAACTTTCCAATTACACCATCTTTAATTAATTGGTAAATTTTGTTGTAGGACATCCTCACTTCGTCGTTTTAGCTGCAGGCTActgaaaaaaatatcatgtttgtTGTATGACACTGCCAAAAAGTGAAAATTTTCTGCTGGAAGTGGATCACATCCAGcccaaaattaaatttatttttcaaagcTCAATAGCTCTGTTGGGCCATGCTTGGGCAACGTTTTCCGGCCCGAACTATATCAGGCCTTTTCCCGGCCCGACCCAAAGAAATAATTCTCATGTTAAAGAAAAGCATATTTCCATCCATTTCCGTGCTGTGCAATCTCAaaactaaaattataaaaataaaaataaatctgtgcTGTGTTAGCTATTCACTAAAATGTTTATTCAGTAAATAACCACTAGTATTACATTGGTTCTTTCTGATCATTGGCTCTTTGCCTTAAAGACTTGTTTGAAACATGTGAGCTTTTCTGATTTGCACATAAAATGAACTGTTCCAAGTAAAGtttcagcaaaaaaaaagaaagaaaaatctttgCGCAAACGTGGCCTTGATCGGGACTAGCTAGCGTCTTCTCTATCGTACGCCGCCGACATGTGCCGGTTCTAATGACAAGAGCAAGCTCTGCCGCCTCTGCAAACGAGCAGGTAACGGCCGGGATTATTCTAAATCCAATCGATCGAAGCCTTTTAGGTGCCAAAGCCAAGCAGAGCAGATGCGCGCCGCGTCCCTTATCTAGCGCTTTCGTTCTGTACGTGTACCCGGGCCGGTGAGCTCAACATGCATAATGCATAGGTTGCACTTACCCTGCGAAAAGCTCTAATGGATTGGAGAAGGTGAGATCAGAGCTGGAAAAGGCCATTACCGGCTCCCTCAATCCGTCTAACTAATCGGTACAAAGATTAGTTATTATTATCTGATCACGGTCCAGAACTTCTTCATCATTCCATGGCATCGATCTTTGCTTCCCTATAAGTACCACTCGTGTCCCATCTTCTCAAATCATCAACACAAGCAGCTTAGCCAGCTAGCTAGCGAGTGCCATCGTTTGCAAAGCGCGTGCAACGCGTAGACATCGGCTAAGGAGGTCGGGGATGGCGCGGCATCATTGGAGCAGCGGCCTCGCGCTCGCCGTCGCGGCGCTCGCCGTGCTGTCCGTGCTCTGCTCCGGGCACCCGGTGCCGGGCGGGCACGGCGGCTTCGTCCCGCTGCAGCCGCGTTTCTACGACCACACGTGCCCGCAGATGCAGGCCATCGTGGGGGCCATCGTGGCGAAGGCGCACGCGGAGGACCCGCGCATGGCGGCGTCCCTGCTCCGGATGcacttccacgactgcttcgtgCAGGGCTGCGACGCGTCCGTGCTGCTCGACGCCGACGGCAGTGGCAGGTTCACCACGGAGAAGCGGTCCAACCCGAACAAGGACTCGCTCAGAGGGTACGAGGTCATTGACGAGATCAAGGCCGCGCTGGAGCACGCCTGCCCCCacaccgtctcctgcgccgacatcgtcgccgtcgccgccaggGACTCCACCGTCCTGGTACGTAGAACGTAACACAACGCGGCCGGAGCAATGCAGTTGCTATGCATAGTTGATTGGTTTTCTTCGATTCTCGGATGGCGCGTGCGCGTTCTTGATTTGCTCCCATGATCACCGAACAGACTGGCGGACCCGGCTGGGATGTGCCACTCGGGAGGAGGGACTCGCTGACGGCGAGCCTAAGCGGCTCCAACAACCTCATCCCCGCTCCCAACGACACACTCCCCACCATCATCGGCAAGTTCGCCAACCAAGGCCTCGACATCGTCGACCTCGTCGCTCTGTCAGGTGCGTGCACGTCCCAGTGTTTGGTTGACTGGAGGATGAGCTTCGTCACACTTTGCAATGACGAACAacacgtgcatgcatgcatgcaggcgcTCACACCATCGGTGACTCGCGGTGTGTCAGCTTCCGGCAGCGTCTGTACGGCCAGAACAACAACGGGCAGGTGGACCGGACGCTGAGCCCCGGGTACGCGGCCGAGCTGCGCGCGCGGTGCCCCCGGTCGGGCGGCGACCAGAATCTGTTCGCGCTGGACCCGGTCACCCAGTTCCGGTTCGACAACCAGTACTACCGCAACATCCTGGCCATGGACGGGCTGCTCAGCTCCGACGAGATCCTGCTCACGCAGGGGCGCGAGACCATGGAGCTCGTCCATCGCTTCGCCGCCAGCCAGGGGCTCTTCTTCGAGCAGTTCgccaagtccatggtgaagatGGGCAACATCTCGCCGCTCACCGGGTACGCCGGCGAGATCAGGAAGAACTGCAGGAGGGTCAGCCACTTCTAGGAAGGACTCGGAGGATTGGTGATTTGCTGTGTTCTTGCTTTCTCGATGTTTCATACCTCCATCACTCGTTGCCTCTGGTTCTCTCGTGCTTGTGTGAGGTCtcatgcatttcagtaaaagtgTGCAGTGAATGGTTGTGACTGTGCTTTGGTTTACTCGTTTGTTGATTCGTCGTTGTGTGTAATTTGCTATTCGTGTACCAAGAAATGATCCAATAAAAGTCAATTTATTTCTGTCACTTTTTTACTCTCGAAGTTAAAAATGTTCCAAGTTTTATTCAGAGGGAGTCTTTTTTGAGGAGATTTCTTAAAGTAAGTTTAGAGTCTGTTTGTTAGAGTTCTTCATGATCTAAATCTTTTAGAAGAAATGATTCTATAGctaaaaataattctataagATAAACTATATGGAGTAATTGATTCTGTAGACGAAGTAAATTAAGGGAAGTTAATTTTTTCAGCTTCCAATATATAGTTTATTTCAGAAAATTATTCtcataaaattattataaaactaaaaaatgtaAACTACTGTTTGACAATCTCGTTAATTTCACTCTGGAAGCTGGCGTGGAGCTGGCATGCTGTACGAACAATGCATGGAGGTGTTTATACATGGGCTCTAGCCCATACGTGGCCCAATTTGGCCCATTAAGCCCAACACCGTGAGCCCGTATCCACCACAGCACAGGTATCAGCAGTTTCTCTCTCCCCAGGCTCCGGCCGTTTCCAGTTGCGCCGTCTCGGTCTCACTCCCCTAAACCCCTGAAAGGCCGAAACCTCTCCCGCCGGTGCTCCCCAAATGGCGGTGGAGaaatccggcggcggcgccgcggcctcctcctccaccgccgccacctccgccatGGACCGCTTCCACAAGATCGTCCTCAGTTGGGACTACGTCCGCCTCGTCGCCGACTCCAAGGTAGGCATACACACGCCAATCCACCCATCGCTCCGGCAGTATGAAATCGCGCAAAAGCCTAACCCTCTACGGCTTGTGGGGACAGGGGGACAAGCAGGCGAAGGGGCTGCGGCGCGTGAAGAACACGTACGACTCGGTGGCCGAGTACCTCGGCGTCTTCGAGCCGCTGCTCTTCGAGGAGGTCAAGGCGCAGATCGTCCAGGGCCGCAGCAACGAGGAGGAGGGTGCGCGCCCGCGCACGCCTGGGCTTCGCTTCTCTTGCGGCGGCGTGTTGCTTGCTCTAATTTTCGGTGTTAGGTTGTTTAGGATTTCTTTTTAACTGTGTTTTTGTCTCGTTTGGTGTGTGTAGAGGTTGGGCTGGACTGGCAGAAGGGGGTGGTGGCGTCATGCGCGGAGTCTGAGGGGTTCCACAAGGTGTCGATGGCGGTGCTTGATGATTTCAGGGAGAATGTGTCGGAGAATGACCTTCTGCTGCTCTCCAAAGAGAAAGTAAGTGCTTTGCAAGTGAATTCAGCAGTTTATGTGGCCCTGATTTGCATGTATTGAGGTACTGAATGATTGCAGAATTTGATGGGACAAAGTGTGTCAAATACTTGAAACTGTTGTTTGGTATGTGGCTATATGCATCATAGTTGAAACTTGAAACTCAGGCCATCACTACATTTAAGTGCCTTTGGAGCTGTATTACTTTTAACCTTTAATTCTTACATTTTTGAGCCATTTTTCTAGGGAAAATAAATCAAAATCGTCTATAAGTTATGTGTATTATATAGTGATTACTGAAATTGTTCAATGTGGCGAGTAGCTGAGTACCTTGTGTGATGAATTGGATATACCTGCACTTTTGCAGTTTGAGGAGGGAGTGACCCCTATTGCATATGCCTTCGCATTGGTGGAACAACGTGGTGGTAGGGAAACAATTTCTCTTAGAACATTTGTGGCAGGTGAAATTAAGAATCTGAATGTTGCAAAGCCTGTGAATTCTCCAAGGCTGCAGCGTATTGCTTCGGTTTTTGCAACCGCAGAGAGCTTTCTGTGGATACTAAAGGTGAGTTTCAATTGTTCTAAAAAGTGCCTGAGTTTTCATGCATGTATTGTTTATTATGTGCTTCTTGAAATGAACTTGATGTGCCCTTTTCTGGTCAACATTTTCAGATCTGCAGCTTGTCTACTATTATGCGAGAGTACTCGGCTATGCATTCTGTTGCTTCACTGCCTTTAAAGGATTTGATTCTTTCAGCTGCTGAGAAGCATAAAGATGGCGATGACCAAAGTCGTGCTTGGAATGTTCCTGAACCGCTTATGGATTACCTCAAAACAAACCTTAATGATTCACAACTAGATGCAGTCAATGTGAGCATTCATTGTGATTGTTTGATATTGCTGTTATATCTACTATGTGTCTGATATCCATTTAAAAAATACACCTCTAATAGACTACTGTATTATCTCTTCTAGGCAGGTCTTTCGCGCAGATCCTTTGTTCTCATTCAggtttgttatttattttattttattttgcattattaatttattatcATTTACCTATCTTGATTAATGCTGTGAACGTAGTGCCATTGCTAGAGAAGTTTTAGATGTATTCTCTTCGTCGAGAAGGATATGCAGATCGGCACACATCACACTACTTATGAGTGGTTTGCAATAACTGATTTATGTTCTTACAACTGTTTATTTGCAGGGTCCTCCAGGAACAGGAAAGACGCAAACTATCCTTGGACTCCTCAGTGCTATTCTCCACTCTGCCCCTGCGAGAATGCAGACCAAGTAACAATCTTCAGTTGTCTATTGCATATAATTTAGTGACTATGGAATGGTGATTCCATTTTGGAGAATTGAAAGGAAAACCCCATCTTTATAGATGAGATAATAGACTGATCTGAAATATAAATGTTGACTATATTTTTCAAAAGCCTATCCCTCTATCTCACAGACATGCACGCGCATGCACACTCTTCCTTCCTAGCTAAACTTGGTGAATGTATCTCATATGCTCTGTGATCCTGTAATGCAGAGGAGGATTTGATGTTCAGAAGCATGGACCAGAGCTGGATATTGAGGGCAAGTATGTTAAAAGTGCATATTTCCTTGTTAGTTTCTAAcatatttatgtaattttgtgaCATGAAATCGGGAAGGATAAGATGCTGAGTAATGAACATGTAACAGCTGAAAAATTATGTATTATGCCTACAATCTTTTCAAGTGCTCCATCCTTTTATTGACTTTTCTTATAGTTCTTGTGCATGGTGCGTGGTAGTAACTAAAATTATCTCTGTTCTGTGACATTTCTCCAATTCTCCTGTTCTTTGGATATTTCAGATCCACCATATGGAACTAAGATTTGTTGGAATGAGTTGCATGTGCCACTGTTATTTGTAGCCATTTTTAAGTTTCTAGATTTCTGTGCTGTGTGAAAACCATAACAAATCTGTTTTGTTAGTATAATACTGGTTGTGCTTTCTGTCATGGAATTATGTGGTTCTAGTTTGAGATACATGAGTACTATTGCAAATTTCTGTTGGTACTATCTAACTGCCGACTTTACATTATAGGAATGCACACTGGATGAAAGCATCTCCTTGGCTACTTGGTGCAAATCCTCGAGATCTGATTATGCCTATTGATGGCGATGATGGTTTTTACCCTACCGGGAATGAGCTGGTACTCTTCTATACTGTTTACTTGCTATATTTGACCTGGTGCCAGGATTATTTTATCAACATGGCAAAAACATTGTTGGACAGAAACCTGAAGTTGTAAGTACCAATCGCAAGTACCGGGCTCATGTGTTGGTCTGTGCTCCATCAAACTCAGCTCTCGATGAGATTGTATTGCGTGTTCTTCAAACAGGTAAAGGTTTTTGGGGCTAAGTCACCCGATACACAATCTGTGCCCTCGTAACAATATTCTTGCATCTACACACCATTATTTCGCAAATTTAAAACTTTAGTTTTCCAAGCTCGTGTTATCATTAGCTTTTAACATGAGGAAGCTAAGTaagcatttttcttcttctgttcaGGAATACGTGATGAAAATAACAACACTTACAACCCTAAAATTGTGCGCATTGGACTAAAGGCGCATCATTCGGTTAAAGCAGTTTCCATGGATTACCTTGTACGTGATTTAAGTTGCAAAGCATTTTTCTCAAATCTTGTGTCAACTACACTGAACCATACCTTTGCAGATACAACAAAAACTTTCTGGTGTAGATCGCTCATTAGATGGTGGGAGACGAGGAGCTGGCGAATATGATCGAATTAGAGCTTCAATACTGGATGAAGCAGCCATTGTACATTCATACACTATTATCAATATCATTTGATCATTATTTGTCGGAACTTTATTCTCATTGTCAAGCAAACCCTGTAGGTATTTTCTACTCTGAGTTTCAGTGGATCGTCAATTTTCAGCAGGATGACGCGTGCTTTTGATGTTGTTATAATTGATGAAGCTGCCCAAGCTGTGAGAATTTCTTTTATGCATGTTACTTTATGATGCAGCATTAACATTATCTAATTTGGGTTATTGCTTCTATTTCATGATATTATTTTGAAGTTCGACTTATCCTCTTGTTTTCAGGTGGAACCAGCAACTCTTGTACCCTTGATCCATGGGTGCAGACAAATTTTTCTTGTATGTCATCTACTTGTCTCAGATGTTCTACATTgctttttatttaatattttcctttcccTGTCCTATGTGTATTATTCATTAGTATAGTACCTTGTTAATATAACAAAGGCCATACAAAGGCATGATATTTCCATTATCCTTTTCCTGGGTTACATGTAGAAACTTTTTGGGCTCTTTGCTTATGTGAACCATTTGCTTTTGTTTCTTGGTGTGCGTGCATCCATCCTTAACATTTGTCTTGACATCTATCCTCCTCTTTTATATCTTGATACATTAATACTTTCACTTTAGCTTTTGCTAATGATGATTATCTCATCTCCTCACCATTTGTTTTGATACCTATCAGGTCGGTGACCCAGTCCAGTTGCCTGCTACTGTAATTTCATCAACTGCTCAGAAATTAGGGTAAGTTgtctccctttcttttttcctctctaTACTGATACATACTATTCAGGTTGTAAGATATTGCTCATGTATCCATTAGGTATGGAACAAGTTTGTTCAAGAGATTCCAAGCTGCTGGTTTTCCGGTGCAAATGCTTAAAATTCAGTATCGCATGCATCCAGAGGTAATCTCCCGCCCCGAATTTATCTTAAACCTTAAAGTGGAATGATTGTCATAATTTTTGTTAATTCACTCCAAATCAGATTAGCATCTTCCCTTCAAAAGAATTCTACGAAGGGATTCTAGAAGATGGGGAGGGACTCAACAAGAAACGTCCATGGCATTCGTACAGCTGCTTTGGGCCATTCTGCTTCTTTGATGTTGATGGAATTGAATCCCAGCCATCTGGAAGTGGTTCATGGGTGAATCAGGATGAAGTGGAATTCATAACTCTCCTATATCACGAATTGGCAATGCACTATCCAGATCTCAAATCTAGTTCTCAAGTGGCTGTTATATCACCATATAGGCATcaggtgaaacttttgaaggACCGTTTTCGGTTGACCTTTGGGGATCAATCAAAGGAAGTGATAGATGTAAACACTGTTGATGGTTTCCAGGTAACTAGTTCATTTTCTTATGCATTTACAAATATTATCTATGCCTCTATGTAGTCTAGCAAGCAGCAATGATTGTAATGCTGGATCTCACTGCTCATATGTAGGGGCGTGAAAAGGAAATAGTCATCTTTTCATGTGTAAGGTGCAACAAGGAGCAAAAGATTGGGTTTGTTTCTGATTTTAGACGAATGAATGTTGCCATCACAAGAGCTAGGTCTGCTGTACTTGTAAGTGATCTTATCCAAACTTCATAGTTTCCTCTGTAATGCTCCATTTTGCATGATATGTGGTAGCATCAGTACTGTCTTTTTGCGTGATGCACATTGCATACACATGCTGCACTCTTAAGTCAGTAACTAGTAAATATAGACAGGTTACAAATTTAATAATCAAGGAGCTATGGCTAATAGCAACTAATAAGATATAAAATGCTAGGAATCTCTTTGTGAGATCTAGAGCTGTGCATTATGCAACTTCAAGCTCATGGGCTCAATTCCATTCTCCAATATTTAGTTAACATTAGACACCCACTTTTGTTTCTAGCTGGACTACTTTTTCCATATCTTGTTTACTTGTGAATCCAAATAACAATTAGCATGCCACAGGTTGTAGGTTCTGCTTCAACATTGAAGCAAGACAAACACTGGAACAATCTTGTTGAGAGTGCCAAAGAGCGAAACCGCTATTTCAAGGTGTGATAGTGACAGCTACTATCTTTTCTTAAGCTTAGAAGAGCaaagcatttggatgaatttaccTATGGACGTCTTGCAGGTCCCCAAGCCATTCACCGCATTTTTTACTGAGGATAAGCTGAAAACCATGAAAGTGGAAAGGCTCCCTCCACAACTGATGCATGCTCAAGCGCTGGAAGCGATCAATGAAGTGGTTGTACGGCAAGAGCTCATGGATGTCGATGCAGATGGAGGGGATGATGATGCTGCCATGGGGGCTGATGACGGAGGTGGCGATGATTAATTGTGCGCTACGATAGAGGTGCGGCCTGGGTAGAGAAGTTGTATTAGGAGAACTGGTACATGGAGTAGGCTTTCTTAGGTGGACATGGAGGTTGCCTTAGTTGAGGGTTCAAAATAGAAATTCGAAGAAACGATTCTTAGAGGTGGCTCCTATTTGCATGTGCTTACTGATACATGACTTCTATGTACATTTTCCACGGTTCAATAGCTTCATAGTAGTGTCCAATGATGTTACTGCCTTTCACTTGCACTGGTATTATAGGGCCAAGCTAGCTTCAACTGAAACAAATGCTATGCCCACTAACTGAGAAGGAACTAATTCTATGCGAGTGCATTTCAAAAACCATT harbors:
- the LOC133888857 gene encoding probable helicase MAGATAMA 3 is translated as MAVEKSGGGAAASSSTAATSAMDRFHKIVLSWDYVRLVADSKGDKQAKGLRRVKNTYDSVAEYLGVFEPLLFEEVKAQIVQGRSNEEEEVGLDWQKGVVASCAESEGFHKVSMAVLDDFRENVSENDLLLLSKEKFEEGVTPIAYAFALVEQRGGRETISLRTFVAGEIKNLNVAKPVNSPRLQRIASVFATAESFLWILKICSLSTIMREYSAMHSVASLPLKDLILSAAEKHKDGDDQSRAWNVPEPLMDYLKTNLNDSQLDAVNAGLSRRSFVLIQGPPGTGKTQTILGLLSAILHSAPARMQTKGGFDVQKHGPELDIEGKNAHWMKASPWLLGANPRDLIMPIDGDDGFYPTGNELKPEVVSTNRKYRAHVLVCAPSNSALDEIVLRVLQTGIRDENNNTYNPKIVRIGLKAHHSVKAVSMDYLIQQKLSGVDRSLDGGRRGAGEYDRIRASILDEAAIVFSTLSFSGSSIFSRMTRAFDVVIIDEAAQAVEPATLVPLIHGCRQIFLVGDPVQLPATVISSTAQKLGYGTSLFKRFQAAGFPVQMLKIQYRMHPEISIFPSKEFYEGILEDGEGLNKKRPWHSYSCFGPFCFFDVDGIESQPSGSGSWVNQDEVEFITLLYHELAMHYPDLKSSSQVAVISPYRHQVKLLKDRFRLTFGDQSKEVIDVNTVDGFQGREKEIVIFSCVRCNKEQKIGFVSDFRRMNVAITRARSAVLVVGSASTLKQDKHWNNLVESAKERNRYFKVPKPFTAFFTEDKLKTMKVERLPPQLMHAQALEAINEVVVRQELMDVDADGGDDDAAMGADDGGGDD
- the LOC133888786 gene encoding peroxidase 72-like, translating into MARHHWSSGLALAVAALAVLSVLCSGHPVPGGHGGFVPLQPRFYDHTCPQMQAIVGAIVAKAHAEDPRMAASLLRMHFHDCFVQGCDASVLLDADGSGRFTTEKRSNPNKDSLRGYEVIDEIKAALEHACPHTVSCADIVAVAARDSTVLTGGPGWDVPLGRRDSLTASLSGSNNLIPAPNDTLPTIIGKFANQGLDIVDLVALSGAHTIGDSRCVSFRQRLYGQNNNGQVDRTLSPGYAAELRARCPRSGGDQNLFALDPVTQFRFDNQYYRNILAMDGLLSSDEILLTQGRETMELVHRFAASQGLFFEQFAKSMVKMGNISPLTGYAGEIRKNCRRVSHF